A genomic stretch from Solenopsis invicta isolate M01_SB unplaced genomic scaffold, UNIL_Sinv_3.0 scaffold_755, whole genome shotgun sequence includes:
- the LOC105202929 gene encoding probable serine/threonine-protein kinase kinX, with amino-acid sequence DSPQTSEYLDAKDGSQSYSERYESLDEESSQDDQLEEDEYDPDEYLPEDQDDEYDPDEDDEQHILEEEEDYSDQEIDEQDSVYERFDTAEYEQHYEPIEAEQYPEEDYEIVDTTTSQTLDDSEIIREHEPIEEYSQEDQQYPDESENSSQEEHFTEYDPRGGLFLDEIPQWQEEEDDYIVEEPQDGDQEDRITTIQPQNRSIATQSQQLTQLMANLPNQHEETYQDDRVQARIKATRYSTRGGTTHATLESEYHLCTITVKEETTEQFNLPECTITPIRRKIVINGTYINKNNKIPREEVETLKPETKVKKHTTNNEMTMKNFKKQKMVTIPTNTIKSLHQNEEVQILRLINVTDPTIKSENENILKTNILTTEDEDYHMETARRTIEPIPTEEESANLKQKEKIRLVDENKQKHETVSNKTHTLKKSEVDTLNEINIAKSKQNHAKTALHVNQVRVNAPQNEYLTKNEPSSTTVQEQVQSISNNIQNLQDQLQNLINKAKTQIGPRKNKPSTLNQLKTESLTQISNDSSKESIIFAKNANQHAKSHDHTISCDNSHKKTLGQNKPSLRTRSPIITRRRKSDQLSQQTDTIRTNKKWLADK; translated from the coding sequence GACTCACCACAAACGAGCGAGTACCTAGATGCCAAAGATGGTTCACAAAGCTATAGCGAAAGATACGAGAGTCTTGATGAAGAATCATCACAAGACGACCAATTAGAGGAAGACGAATACGATCCAGATGAATATCTACCAGAGGATCAAGACGACGAATATGATCCCGACGAGGATGACGAACAACATATTCTAGAGGAGGAGGAAGACTACTCCGACCAGGAAATTGACGAACAAGATTCGGTTTACGAACGATTCGATACCGCAGAGTACGAACAACATTACGAACCCATAGAGGCGGAACAATACCCCGAAGAGGATTATGAAATTGTGGATACAACCACAAGCCAAACACTGGATGATTCCGAAATCATCAGAGAACATGAGCCGATCGAAGAATATTCGCAGGAGGACCAACAATACCCTGACGAATCCGAAAATTCTTCTCAAGAAGAACATTTCACCGAATATGATCCCAGAGGAGGACTATTCTTAGATGAAATACCGCAatggcaagaagaagaagacgactACATTGTCGAAGAGCCACAAGATGGTGATCAAGAAGATAGAATCACGACGATTCAACCTCAGAACCGCAGTATAGCGACACAGAGTCAACAATTGACACAATTAATGGCAAACTTGCCAAATCAACACGAGGAGACCTACCAGGACGACCGTGTTCAAGCCAGAATAAAAGCAACAAGATATTCAACTAGGGGCGGAACTACGCACGCTACACTGGAAAGTGAATATCATTTGTGCACAATTACCGTTAAAGAAGAAACCACGGAACAATTCAATCTTCCGGAATGCACTATAACGCCAATTCGCAGGAAAATTGTGATAAACGGCACGTACATcaacaaaaacaataaaataccACGAGAAGAGGTCGAAACGTTGAAACCAGAGACAAAAGTGAAGAAACATACTACAAACAATGAGATGactatgaaaaatttcaaaaagcaAAAGATGGTAACAATTCCTACAAATACCATTAAATCATTACACCAGAACGAAGAAGTACAAATTTTAAGACTAATTAACGTTACTGACCCAACAATAAAGTCAGAAAACGAGAACATATTAAAAACCAACATACTCACTACAGAAGATGAAGATTATCACATGGAAACCGCAAGAAGGACCATAGAACCAATTCCCACCGAGGAAGAATCGGCGAACCTGaaacaaaaggaaaaaataagGTTAGTCGATGAAAACAAACAAAAACACGAAACAGTGTCAAATAAAACCCATACACTAAAGAAAAGTGAGGTAGAcacattaaatgaaataaacataGCGAAAAGCAAACAAAACCACGCAAAAACTGCATTACATGTAAACCAGGTACGTGTGAACGCACCACAAAACGAATATCTTACGAAAAATGAACCAAGTTCCACAACAGTACAGGAACAAGTACAATCAATAAGCAATAACATTCAAAACCTGCAAGACCAATTGCAGAACTTAATTAATAAAGCTAAAACGCAAATCGGCCCACGAAAGAACAAACCGAGTACATTAAATCAACTTAAAACTGAATCTCTTACGCAGATTAGCAATGATTCATCAAAAGAATCAATAATATTCGCTAAAAATGCGAACCAACACGCTAAATCACACGATCATACTATTTCATGCGATAACAGCCATAAAAAGACACTAGGACAAAATAAACCTAGTCTTAGAACGCGCTCACCCATCATAACCCGTAGACGCAAAAGCGATCAGCTATCACAGCAAACCGACACGATACGTACAAATAAAAAGTGGTTAGCTGATAAATAG